TCGATTCGAAAAATTATGGTTGAGGATAATGCTGCTTCATTCGAAAATGTCATGGGTTGGGTCTCGTGGGTTCCGGCGAAATGTAGTATTTTTTTCTGGAGAGCGCTTCAAAACAGGATTCCGACAAGGTCTGCTCTGATCAGTCGCAACATTAACATCAACGATACAAATTGTGGTTTCTGCGGGGATTACGACGAATGCATCGATCACGTTTTTACATGTTGCTCGACGGTGAAAAATGTTTGGCATCAGTTTAGCGAATGGTTTCGGCTCCCGGATATGTTAGCTTTCGGATTCCCTCAGAATATCACAACGTTTGTAACCTAAATAACGAGGAGAAGGCAGTGGTAAAAGGCATGATTATGATTAGTTGTTAGAGTATATGGAAGGCGAGGAACGAGAAGATCTTTTCAAACGGGTCAGGCAGGAGTGAAGACATAATGGGGGATATAAAGTCTATAGGTTTTCTTTGGTTAAGGAACAGATCGAAATATAAAGACATTTTATGGGTCGAATGGTGTAAATTCCCTTTGTACATATTGTAGTTTTTAGTGGGTAGGCCTAGTTTGGTCCGGCTTCGCTATTATTTATAAAAGttacatttcaaaaaaaaaataaaaattaggcTACATGGTATGGGGACGttcctccaagggaggatgatccTACAAAACTATTCTTGGGAGGATGGTCCTTCCCACAAAACTAGTGGAAATTggaggatgatcctaccccaccactttttcatttatatttttaatcttccacttttttttaacatttaacaaataaattaagaaaatattttcattaatattaaaaaacaatacATAAACTTTAAACGGGTTCGTGGGTTTAACTTGAAACTCACCCAAAccatttagactaaacccaaacccgtAAATTTCCTGTCAGGTTCGTGTAAGAAATTCACACCCGAGTTTTTAACAAAAGAAATTATGAACGGCAAGTTAGTAACAACAAATGGGTTTGAACTTTTGCACAGATTTCGTCATTGCAAACACCTTCTTCGCGTCTCAGTTTACAGGTTTGAACTTTGAACCTCTTGTTTCATCAATCGTACACACgaacacaaacacaaaaacaaacaCCTAATTGTGCATATGTAATTTATTGACTTGCATTGAGAATTGGGAAAATTTTGTCCTCACATGGACCGTCTCAAACGTCTAGGACCCGCCGCTGAGGacgacgggggggggggggggggggcacggTGTTTGGTTCGTCGCCGGTGCTGGAAGGGTGGGGGACGCTCCCCATACCGTCTAGCCTTATGACTATACTAAATATCCTTAGGACCAAGCATTCAATACATATCTGTAAATTTTGATACGAGCTGGTGTCATTATCATACACTTGTCGTAGGCATATACATCGTATTCGATAAAAGGCTGCTGTaaggttttttttaaaaaaaaattttttttgatctttttgatttttttttttgattttttttaatctttttgattttatttatatatttatttatatttttagcaTATCATGCCCAAATCCATCTTGAGAAAAACCCATCTTGACCTAAGCCCATCCTTACCCATTTCTTAATAAAATCATCCtaaggccgtggggtatggggcttgggttggggtaaaacgcccaagtcaccaccccgggtgggcttgggttggggcgtggccccttggggcttggctttcaagccgggcgtggggtgGGGGAGCAAGGTGAGTTGGCGGATTGTCATTGGCCCATTAAAAgtagccgttgggctagccgttgcgGTAGCCGTTGGGGgctactttaaaaaaaaattcctttataaatacttaccacatttaacatttttctcacacaatatcaaacacataaaacacaatattgccatgagttcttcaagttatagtgaatcgtcttcatcatctgacgatggtgcggaaatatttcCACAATCGATCGTggcggtggtgaaagctatcgtggaagacgaagaAGATGAGGAAGAGACTCAACAACCTAAACGGAGGAGAAGGTACATCGCTTGTGAACGACACACCgctaacgatttgttggtaagcgattacttctcagcggaacctaagtatgatgaaaaaatgtttaggcgtcgttttcgtatgagtagaaacttatttttaagaatatCTAGAGATCTTGACGAGAAATATGattatttccaacaaaaacccgatgtaaccgggcaattaggatttagtacgtggcaaaaggtcacggccgcacttaggcagttagcgtacgacaatagttcggacattatggatgactatttaaaaatgtctgcacgtgtagctagagaaactcttcacaacttttgttcgtgtattctagaactttataggaaaagatatttgagaaagccctcctttagtgacatgcaacaaatattggaacatcacgctgattatcatgggctacccgggTTGCTAgatagtttagattgtatgaaatagccctgggaactttgtcctacccaatggcaaggcgctcacactagtggatttcacggggtgccagccatcatgcttgaagcggttgcgtcccaagatctttgatatggcatgcgttcttcggtatgccaggttcacataatgatattaccatcataaaccactcgcctcttttcaatgatcgggtagatggtataggacccaaaggaactttctttgtaaacggggttgagtacatgtacgggtactacctagttgatgggatttacccagagtggggggttttcgtaaaatcgttcacaagacacggtacctcagatccaaagagattaaagtttaacagggtccagatggctgcacgtaaagacgtcgagcgagcattcggtgttttgaagaaaaggtggcgaatattggcaatgtcttgtcgactatgggacaaggatcagattggaaacgtgatgtacacatgtatcattcttcacaacatgattttggaggatgaaggtagagcggtcgttacctactacgatgacgatgacccccaaccaggtaacgtaacagacgaagataaagcggcaaatgaatttttaataaagtcaagggatatacatcagaaccttcgaagacgacgaagaatgactgttttttattttgataattattatgtatgtttatgtatttttttttaaatatgtatgtttattttttatgtagttatttttttatgtttatgtatttttttttttaaatattgttGATGTGGCTATGCCACCCGCCCAGCCACGCCCAACTCAAGCCCCAACCATACCCCTTGAAAATTTGGCTTTGGGTTGGGAATATTCAAGATCCACGTGTCACCAAATGCCCAACCCAatccccaacccaagccccaccataccccatgatctaacccattacccaaacctGCCCAACGCACCCATATTGCCACccctaaaaaaaatataattactGAGTGAATACCAATGGCGTCCGTCGGTAAACATAGCCAACCGGAGAATTGTTCACTGGTTACTTTGTCGTTAACGAGTCAAATTATGGTCGGAGAAAATATATCAGTCGGAGTATTATCTCACGACCAGTATACCAACAGAGCTTCACCGATAGATTCCTGTTGGTGATGACTTTCATCGACGGTTTTCTATTGAATCGTCCGCCGGTGAAGCTCATGTATATAAACTACGTTGTGTACGGGCATGATTCATTGATTTGTATTTGGACATATCACGCACGAATTAATTGTCGATGTACATAACTACATATATAATCTCTTTGTGCGTTTTTATAATGTGTAGGTGCCTTTACAAAGGAAAACAATCAGCCTACACACATGAAGATATATATGTTCGAAAACCACATAGATTTATTAATGTCATTGTGTCTGGAAATCATGACATGTATTGAAAGGATCCAAAAGTTAGTGACTATGCCTTTTTCAATACTTTGATATCCTTCCAGTGAGATTCCATATGGAAGGAAGCGTCTTGTTGCGAGTACACACCACACTTGAAATAATGAGATCTTCCTCCACGACCAGGACCATCATACTTAAGAACCCCGTCTATATAAACTTGTACGTTGTTGCCTTCCACATCATGTATAACATTCAAACGGAACCACTTGTCGTATATATTAGAAAAGATAACCGGATTCCGGTAATAGGTAAGTTTATTATGATCTACCCTAAGCATTGTGGTTGTAGCAGATGGAGGTTTTGACCCGAAAATTTGCATTATGCACACCCCAGAAGTCCCATGGTGCACGTATCCGTAAGCTTCAAATTGCCAAACACCCGACGAGTAATCATAACccttaaaaacaatataaaaatgAAATTGTTAGTCTATATAGAACATAGATTTACATCATTTCATAAGGAAACCATATGGATGACTAAAAATTTACTTGAAATCGAATTTCTGTACGTGGGAGGGTTTTACTGTTTTTTGAGTGTGGTTTGTCGGTCTTGAGCACCCAAAGCTTGTGGACGCCATTAGAAAAGCTGTATCGTTGATTGAGCGGGACGTTGTATGGCTTTTGTATGTGGAAATTGGACTGATCGAGTGGTTGTGCTACAAAACCTGTTGTGGTATTGATAGGTCCACCTCCCATGGCTTTGTACACGAAGAGGAACACAAATGAAATGTAGGTCACCAAACATGTGCGAGAATTCATGTTTTCTTTAGATCTTTGTGTGCTTGTATGATTATGTTCGACTATATATAGAGTtaatacaaataaaacaaaattgtGAAGATTACAAAGTAAGTTAAGGTCATTGTCTGGTTTAGAAAGAATTTATTGAACCCTCTAACCAAAGTAGAAGGGAGAGATCATCACTAGGATCTCTAAGATTGAAGATGCATCAAATAAAATATACGTGACAAGCAAGAATCATAttagtaaataaaaaaatatagccATAAATGAGAACATCACCTTCcatgtttggtatgcaggaataagaggggtaatggaatggatcattacgATGGAATGAataaaagagtgtttggttgaaCAATAGAATGGAATCACTCATTCCAtaaggcattccattccctcaaaatcattccatccaacacccatgttttttttttccattccatcccctcttgcaccatttatcaacaacaccacaacccaccaccttcgccaccacccaccaccgacgccatggCCGCCTCCACCCGTAACCCGTCACCGCCTCGACAGCCACTGCCGCCGCCACCAACCAACACCACCGCCAACGCCACTTGCCtctaccacccaccaccaaccaccatcgCCGCCTCCACCTGCAACCCGTCACCGCCTCTACCGCCACCCCAacagccaccaccgccgccgTTGCCACCCACCGTCGCCACCAACCACCACCGACGCCAACGCCACttgccaccaccatcgtcgacgccacaACCACCGCCACCCCAACGACCATCGCCACCGCCACCAACAACCACCGACGGTCGCTGCCACGGCCACCCCTGGTGGCCCCACCCGTCATCGCCGCCTCCACCACCACTCGCCgtcaccaccacccatcgccaccaccaccgccacctataaccacccacaatcactaccatcgaccaccaccactcaccgttGTTTTTATGCATTCGTTTTTCTTAGCTAcaaaacaatacacaataataaataattcattccattcccacacggtaaccaaacaagatatggaatggtaatgatccattgcattccttcgttcattccattacctcgtccattctaTTCACTCGTCCATTATATCACCTCATACCAAACAGATGTAGGACATGTTAACACTACGATAAAAACATAGATATGTTCTTTTAAACATGAGGTTATATTACACAATATATATTATCGAATCCTTTGAATGAAATTATATACTATAAATTTGGAACAATTCTTCGCATTGTTGTTTTTTATTGGCCAATTGGATTTTAACACCTCTAACTTTGAAGAATTGGCCGATAacacccgcaactaacactttgatctgtaacaccccaaactTTTAATTTTGTTAGTCATTTCACCACTCAGTTAAAAAATGACTAACTTAGTTACTCTTCCATCCTACATGGCATCCTACGTGGAATATAATTGTAGATGTGGCACATTCATGGTATAAAACCCATGTTCTTCTTCGATTTTAACCCTGCACAAACAATTGGTAAACCCTAAATTGCTCATAAGGATGAATCGACCCAAATCCAAACCCTAATTAGCTCCCTAATTTGCTCATCACGAGATCAGAGCAAACCTTCAACTTATTGGCTGATCGGCATGTCTACTTCTTCCAACTCTTCATGTAATACAAACCGAATCCCTAAAATATTCAAGGTGGACATGGATGGGAAGTTGTATTATCATCACGAGATCAGAGCTGTTATTCGCGTAGCAGGAAGGAGAAGTGTTCGATGTGGTGCTGAATTTTACGGTTGCTCACAATGGCCGGTATGTCCTGTGTATCCATGTGTATTGAATTTAACTTGTTTTTGAAGTTTGTATGATGGTTTTAAGAAACCATAGTAAATAAAAGGGAATATTTCACAGAATAGTaaacaagttttaaaagtgttccaatcaaGTCACTTATAAAAATTTTTGTTCTAATTAGGTCATTGAAGTTTTATTTATGTTCTAATCCTATATTATTTACCTGAATAGCAGGTAAACTATTCTATGTGGCATTTATATAGGTTTTCATCACTTAAAAACTCAAAGAATTCTTGTCATGCTACCATGGCTTCTCTTAAAGGAACCCATGAATCATTCAGTATACGACTATTTTGTGGAAATCTAAGcaataaaatacaaaaaataaaaataaataaccaaactaaaatcaagaaaacaatggaaacaaaaatgACTAGTGAATTGGAACTAAAATAGAGGATGCAAATTAAGAGATTCAAGAAAAAAGGAGGTTTGTGAAATTCATGACTGACCTCCAGTTTCATTTTATCTTTGCTATGAAACCTTCTGACGACATTGACGCGATACTTCAGTTTCTAGGAATAAAATCTTTCAAGATAGACTATGTTTACACATGGTTACAAAAATTTATAAAGGAAGGATTTGTTGTTTTCTAATCCAATGCAGTCGCCTATAAACAGCTAAAGCCACCACCCTTCttaaaagtttgtttgtattatttaaTTGTTGTCTTTCttcaagatttaaaaaaaatgcaattttagtttttttttgtatttttaataaaAGTATCGCAAATTATTTAAAAAAGATAATTGAATTTTTTTAATCCATGTTGACGCTTGTAAGCTATGTcatcatatatttttttaaaatctaAATAAATGATATGTAGGATATGTGACCTTCTATTTAGGTAAAATATCTAGAATTAGAACATAAATTAAACTTTAGTGACCTGATTGgaacaaaaaaaattatgattgacctgattggaacactcctgaaacttggttactatttaACAAAGTAACtcctaaataaaaaataaacatcaCTTTTGTTTTTTATAAAGTTGTGCCCTTAGCTTTAGCatgaagagttttttttttttttaattaatttttcactttgatgcctcatacttttcatctttttgcaggtttttcgttttacgtttcattctaTATTTTGCAAGTCAATACGCCGCAACGtacgtgtggggttcaacgttttttcgtcaattttttcccatttgacaggCCCGTCGCAACACGCCTATTTTTCCCTGTTTGGCAAGTTCGTCGCAACGCACGGTTCCTAGACCATCTTAGTTATTTTATGTGTTttcgtttcggtctaatttcttcaCATTAACACGCCACAACGGGCATACATGGTTCAAAGATTTAACTTTGCTTTTCGTTCGatgttatttttttctttttaatttattttatttttacgagctTTTTTGGGGTTAGTAGTCACCGACGGTGGTGTAGCATTGGTGCAACTTGGCATGGTTTTACGCCCCCTTCCGCAACGCGGGGATGGTTTAATACTAGTTTGGTTAAATTAACAATTGATTATATAAGGCGTCTTTCAGGATTACATTAGATACTTTAACAGGATTATATTAACCAAGTATAAcagtgatatttttatcatttttttgttTAGGATCCAATTTATACTGAATTTTGTCTCAAAACTTCATGACAAATTTTATTGGTGCATGCCAAATTAAACGATCGTTATTATCTACATTTATGTGGGATATATAGGTTAAAAACCTATAGAATTCAATATCTGTTTTTCATGGTTATAATTTTATTAAATGTTTCTTAATATATCTTCTGTACatggttaataaaaaaaataatatccaTTTAAATAAAGGTTAATTTGTAATCAACTAGTATCGAAACCCACGCTTCACAGCAGGGTTGTAGGAGAGTGCTAAAAAAGATGTATTTGTTACATTATATATTGATGGGTTATTATGGATCGCACAAACTTTAATTTAAACGACGGTAATAATAAGCTATCAACATGGTTAAGTAAATATTTCTAGAGTTAAAAGTTAGCTTTAACTATAGTTAGGTAAATGAAAAATAATTAAATTTGTTACCTGTTATATTAAAGGATTAATATAGACCATGTGAGCTTTAATTTATACGACGGCAAAAATAACATAATGAAATAAACATGTCTCGAATTAAAAGTTAACTTTAATTATAATAAGTTATgtaaataataagtaaaataaaaaaagaattaaacttataaaaaagataaaagaataaatatttgttaaaatgaaaatattaattttattaaactttaagGATAATATGATAATTCTATTAAAGTTCGTGGATCGAATGTAAATCTTTTATATaaaaagaattattattaaaGTTACATATAATAAATCATTAATGTTTAAACGTAAATCATTTATTAATACAACAATAAGGAGTCAAAAGTCCAAggtaaaagaaatttattaataATGTTTGAAGTAAAAAAAAGactaataaaatataatattactGTTTACAATTCAAATTATTGTTATATTGAACTAGGTTTTAAGAAGTTCATCGAGTTGCAgtgaatttcttttgttatttagtctgtgtttacatgtgtatTGAAATCATTATGAGCGTGTTGCGAacggaactgctgacaagaataaaaagaaaatgtagaagaaaacactaaaagataaccgaaagaaaatcaaccaaaaagttgtatggtaacgatgttgttcgtatgaaacccgtggtcagagatgagcaaatagttctgggtaccggtaccaaatttgccgaaccgagAGTCTGAAATACCAatttggtaccgacttttggcattcctggtaccggttcactaccgttttttaccttcatatatcGGTACcataaccggtattttcggtatcagtaccgttTCTGTATCGGCTGGGACCGAgttcatccctacccctgaaacaaacaaaaaaaaaatagttgtacgataccgttgttcgtacggtaaccgttatcagggatgagcaaatgggatcgggtagcagcactgaatttcccgaaccaaaagatttccaatatcaattcagcaccaacttttggtgttttctgtattagtgccggtttttaccttcatgtactgataccgaacaggaccgtccCTGTATTTTCGATATCAGTACTGGTTCGATATCGGTTGACACCAAGTTTTTCCCAACCTCTGATATTATaaaaaaggattaaagttaaaaagtaaagaaaataactattattatggtataaaaataataaaagtattaaaaaactatatattattatgatATTAATaaaaggattaaagttaaaaaaataaataaaataactattattatagtataaaaataataaaagtattaaaaaaactatatattattataatattagaatcactattcatttcaattcgtttattaatatatagtaaagtAATATATAGATAAAATTGTAGagatcaacctttatgttatacccaAACTGTACTTCGTatctttcactatgaaatcgacaaaaaccaacctttatgttcatatTTTGCTATAGGGTCAACCTTTTCCACTAAGATAGTCTAAAAAGTCAGTTAAACACCCCTCACATGCTTTTCATGTGAGGGCATTATTGTCATTTCATTCTAAACAAGATAACAAACGAGGTTAATGGGACCCAACATCACTAATTTCATCCTCAACCTCTACCACCTACCATCTACCGAGGCAATTCTACCCACGCCGACGACCACCACCAACAACTTGTTTTGCCAGCAACACTTCATATCCCCCTTTTATAAGTCTTTTGCCTTCCACGTCAACAAACGTAGCCATATCGTACTATCGTGGAGAAATCAGACAAGGAGACCATGAAACTCCGGCAGAACCTGCAACCAAGACAAAATCATGATTTCAGGTCTTATGTGGTTCATTTCTGACGAACCTGAAAACCAATGTCTATGTAAATTACCAGAATCAAAAACTTTGTTACTTCGACATATGtgttgtgacaactggcacttttccatgtattccgtacaatatGAACAGTAATTAGTACTTTATGACTGTGCATGATTGAACAATGAAATTAATGATTTTCTGATTTCTTTCAAAGACATACAAATACATTACATGTTGCATGATTGCTTATCATTATTACATGCAACCCGGTACGTTTCAATTAGTGCACAAAATGAGACTAGCACAATAATCAGATAAACTagaagtactgacgggagttcagtactcagacagACATGCTGTTAGAACACAGAATGAGTCCCGGAACCAAGATTTACACTAGGAT
The sequence above is drawn from the Helianthus annuus cultivar XRQ/B chromosome 12, HanXRQr2.0-SUNRISE, whole genome shotgun sequence genome and encodes:
- the LOC110876858 gene encoding citrate-binding protein, encoding MNSRTCLVTYISFVFLFVYKAMGGGPINTTTGFVAQPLDQSNFHIQKPYNVPLNQRYSFSNGVHKLWVLKTDKPHSKNSKTLPRTEIRFQGYDYSSGVWQFEAYGYVHHGTSGVCIMQIFGSKPPSATTTMLRVDHNKLTYYRNPVIFSNIYDKWFRLNVIHDVEGNNVQVYIDGVLKYDGPGRGGRSHYFKCGVYSQQDASFHMESHWKDIKVLKKA